From the genome of Elusimicrobiaceae bacterium, one region includes:
- a CDS encoding thymidine phosphorylase has product MRMIDIIIKKRGGNALTQEEFDFIAGGAAKGAVPDYQLSSFLMACFLNPLSDAEAAMFTRAMALSGDRLQFKEIRAPKVDKHSTGGVGDGISLALAPLVACAGLAVPMMSGRGLGHTGGTLDKLEAMKGFKVRIPSAQIKKQMKALGVCMFGQTRDLAPADKKLYALRDATGTVESRPLIVASILSKKYAEGVDALVMDVKYGSGAFMQKYGDSKKLAQSLVRTASLMGLKCTALLTGMDQPLGRAAGNANEMLQSINVLKGDKTSAPDFYELLIQTGAHMLVMGKKAKTVEQAARQLEGYIDDGSALEKLRLMIKWQGGNPKLVDEPEKHLKNARLMTEFKAAQSGYLAAMNARTAGEACVLLGAGRGRMEDVIDFGAGIWFEKKVGDAVKKGDVIARIHASDPKRLKAGAEHFGRAVKIQKGKVKVPGIIREVIK; this is encoded by the coding sequence ATGAGAATGATTGACATCATCATAAAGAAGCGCGGCGGCAACGCGCTTACGCAGGAAGAATTTGATTTCATAGCCGGCGGCGCGGCGAAAGGCGCGGTGCCGGACTATCAGCTTTCCTCGTTTCTGATGGCGTGTTTTTTAAACCCGCTGTCGGACGCGGAGGCCGCGATGTTCACGCGCGCCATGGCTTTGTCCGGCGACAGGCTGCAGTTTAAAGAAATCAGGGCCCCTAAAGTGGACAAACACTCCACCGGCGGCGTGGGCGACGGCATATCGCTCGCGCTCGCGCCTCTGGTCGCCTGCGCGGGGCTGGCGGTGCCGATGATGTCGGGCCGGGGCCTCGGCCACACCGGCGGCACGCTTGACAAGCTGGAAGCGATGAAAGGCTTTAAGGTGCGCATACCCTCGGCGCAGATCAAAAAACAGATGAAAGCGCTGGGCGTGTGCATGTTCGGGCAGACCCGGGATCTTGCGCCCGCCGACAAGAAACTATACGCTTTGCGCGACGCGACCGGCACGGTGGAAAGCCGCCCGCTCATTGTGGCGAGCATCCTTTCAAAAAAATACGCCGAAGGCGTGGACGCGCTGGTCATGGACGTCAAATACGGCTCCGGCGCATTCATGCAGAAATACGGGGACAGTAAAAAACTCGCGCAGTCGCTCGTGCGCACGGCTAGCCTGATGGGGCTTAAGTGCACCGCGCTGCTCACCGGCATGGATCAGCCGCTGGGGCGCGCCGCAGGCAACGCCAACGAAATGCTGCAGAGCATAAACGTGCTCAAAGGCGACAAAACTTCCGCGCCGGATTTCTACGAGCTGCTCATTCAGACGGGCGCCCATATGCTTGTGATGGGCAAAAAGGCCAAAACCGTCGAGCAGGCGGCGCGGCAGCTTGAGGGTTATATTGACGACGGCTCCGCGCTCGAGAAACTGCGCCTGATGATCAAATGGCAGGGCGGCAACCCCAAACTCGTGGACGAGCCGGAGAAGCATCTTAAAAACGCCCGGCTGATGACGGAATTCAAAGCCGCGCAGTCCGGCTATCTGGCCGCGATGAACGCCCGCACGGCCGGCGAGGCCTGCGTGCTGCTCGGCGCGGGGCGCGGCAGAATGGAGGATGTGATTGATTTCGGGGCCGGCATATGGTTTGAGAAAAAAGTGGGCGACGCGGTGAAAAAAGGCGACGTGATCGCGCGGATCCACGCGTCCGACCCCAAACGCCTGAAAGCGGGCGCGGAACATTTTGGACGGGCAGTGAAAATCCAGAAAGGAAAGGTAAAGGTTCCCGGAATAATCCGGGAAGTGATTAAATGA